Proteins encoded in a region of the Oceanispirochaeta sp. genome:
- a CDS encoding DUF1848 domain-containing protein encodes MILSVSRRTDIPAFYGEWFINRLTTAEVMVRNPMNARQVTVIPLSPENVDCIVFWTKNPSDFLQYLDQIDSLGYKYYFLFTLNSYDKGIEENVDYKKKIIQTFQQLSNRIGPERVIWRYDPIILSSRYDLAYHSKGYEYLAKTLAGYTQECVISFLDQYKKIESNMRRLDVMTPEFSDIEIIADRLSSISRQYGMRMSSCAHKFDLSRYNISHSKCIDDDLIEKVTGRKIRVKKDPSQREVCGCVESRDIGSYNTCQHFCRYCYANCGRDAVRKNIEQYDPHSPLLCDRLKGDEVISKYRKSKSLIVENENQQELM; translated from the coding sequence ATGATATTAAGTGTGAGCAGACGGACAGATATTCCTGCATTCTATGGAGAATGGTTCATAAACCGCCTGACAACAGCTGAAGTAATGGTTCGCAATCCTATGAATGCCAGACAAGTCACGGTTATTCCATTGTCACCTGAGAATGTGGACTGTATCGTCTTCTGGACCAAGAATCCCTCAGATTTTCTTCAATATTTGGATCAAATCGATTCCCTGGGGTACAAATACTATTTCTTATTCACCCTCAATTCCTATGACAAGGGAATCGAAGAGAATGTGGATTACAAAAAGAAGATCATCCAGACCTTTCAACAACTCTCAAACAGAATCGGACCTGAAAGAGTGATCTGGCGATATGATCCCATCATCCTCAGTTCCCGATATGATCTGGCCTATCATTCAAAGGGATATGAGTATCTGGCGAAGACCCTGGCAGGGTATACTCAGGAATGTGTCATCAGTTTTCTGGATCAGTATAAAAAAATCGAAAGTAATATGAGACGTCTGGATGTCATGACCCCCGAGTTCTCTGACATAGAAATCATAGCCGATAGACTAAGCTCCATTTCCCGTCAATATGGTATGAGGATGTCCAGCTGTGCTCATAAATTTGATTTATCCCGGTACAATATATCTCATAGCAAATGCATCGATGATGATCTTATTGAAAAAGTCACCGGCAGAAAGATAAGAGTGAAGAAAGACCCTTCCCAGCGGGAGGTATGCGGCTGTGTGGAAAGCCGGGACATCGGATCATACAATACATGTCAGCATTTTTGCCGGTACTGTTATGCAAACTGCGGTAGAGACGCCGTGAGAAAGAATATTGAACAGTATGATCCCCACTCTCCCCTCTTATGTGACAGATTGAAGGGAGATGAAGTGATTTCAAAATATAGGAAATCAAAGTCACTTATCGTGGAAAATGAAAATCAGCAGGAGCTTATGTGA